One Salvelinus alpinus chromosome 9, SLU_Salpinus.1, whole genome shotgun sequence genomic window, CACAACTGATATGAATGTATAGACTTCAATCCACACCAAAGCAAAACTATAAATGGAAGTTGCCAATGATGCGGACTTAGGAGTAACCCAAAGTTACTTGCAAACAATGCAGTTGGGTTACTTGTATCTCTGCATGTCCGCAATATTGCAAaaactaaaataaaaaagtatacagTCCATTGCGTACATGTTTCCATATATTGTACATGGTAGGACACTGATGGGGTGATTTAGAATTGTGCGCAGTATACTGATTGCTGGAAACAGTTGCACACATTTTTCTACTGATGAAAACAATGTATTATATTCTGTGAAcgtgtaacagtattgcttccgtcccGCTCCTCacctcgaaccagggacctctgcacacatcgtcaacagtcaccctcgaagcaccgttacccatcgctccacaaaagccacggctctTATAGAGCagggggaacaactacttcaaggtctcagagcgagtgacatcaccgattgaaaaTGCTATTattgcgcaccccgctaactagctagccatttcacaccagttAAAAACGGAACACTTAACAGTAATTTTTGTATTCATGGACGGCATTTCTATTTAATTCAAAAGGTGTTCTAGGATTTGCAAGTCAGGTTCTAAGGCCAGAAAATGATCAGAAGTTCTGTAAATATATTTGAGCATTGCGGTTCTGCTATAGATTCGAACACAGATCCAAAAATTGCTAGTACGCGATTGAGAAAAAATATAATCTTGGTTATCCCAGAAATAAGTCTTGCATAATTGGTCAGATGATGTTTGCATCGTCTGTCCACTAGAGACTAGCCATTATTCTACCTCAAACATCTTATTTTTCTTCTGTATAATGGCGTTCACACATtttgtttgtaaaaaaaataaaaaggggaAAGGAGGGGAATGCAcgaccaactaaccctacacctacagtgccttcggaaaatattcagaccttgACTTTGCACATTTCGTGACTTtatagccttattttaaaattgagtCAATTGTTATTCTTTTCCTATTcaataatgtcaaagcaaaaaccggtttagaaattgttgctaatttatcaaaataaaaaaaacactgaaATGTTACtttcacataagtattcataccctttattcagtactttgttgaagcatctttgtcagcatcgagtcttcttgggtatgacgctacaagcttggcacacctgtatttggggagtttctcccattcttctctgcagctttgctgcacagctattttaggtctctccagggatgttcgATCCGGTTCCAGTCTGTTCCAGTTCcggtccaggctctggctgggccactcaaggacgttcagagacctgtcccgaagccactcctgcgctgtcttggctgttgtgcgcttagggtcgttgtcttgttggaaggtgaaccgtcgccccagtgtgtggtcctgagcgctctggagcaggttttcagcaagaatctctgtactttgctctgttcccCTTTCCctttatcctgactagtctcccagtccctgccgctaaaaaacatccccacagcaagatgctgccaccaccaacatgtatcaccatagggatggtgctaggtttcctccagacgtgacgctggcattcaagccaaagaatTCAACCctgatttcatcagaccatagaatcttgcttctcatggtctgagattctttaggtgccttttggcaaactccaagcgggctgttggtAAAGTGAGGGTATAGCTTTAAAACACTCAAGTGCATTATGGGTAACGTAGTAAGTTAACTTTCGTTTTCGATGCAATTGTTGTGGTTTGCTCCGTTAGCTCgccattttattttgtaattCAAACTACATCACATGATGTGCAAGTTTAATAAATGTCAACTACTTCAGTGGAATTCCAGACCAACACCTCATTAGCATAAGATCCTGAAATGTGGGAACTACCCCAGAGCATCGTACATTTCTCAGGACCTGGAGCTAGCAAATGAACATTACCCTGAGCCATCCCGACTACGGTCTGGAGGCAACGTAAGAAAGGTAacagggctgtcatgtgccttttactgaggagtggcttccttctggccactctaccataaaggcttgattggtggagtgctgcagaaacgGTTGTCTTTCTgcaaagttctcccatctccacagaggatctctagagctctgtcagagtgaccatcaagttcttggccacctccctgaccaaggcccttctcccccaattgctcagtttagccaggcggccagctctaggaagagtcttggtggttccaaacttcttccatttaagaatgatggaggccacggtgttcttggggacctttaatgctgcagacttTCTTTGGTACTCTTCtttagatctgtgcctcgacacaatcctgtctcgttgccaaacggacaattccttcgatctcatggcttggtttttgctctgacatgcattgtcaactatgggaccttatatagacaggtgtgtttctttccaaatcatatccaatcaattgaatttaccacaggtggactccaatcaagttctagaaacatctcaaggatgatcaatggaaacaagatacacctgagctcaatttcaagtctcagagcaaagggtctgaatacttacataaataaagtatttctgttcgaatttttttatacatttgcaaacatttctacaaacctgttttcgctttgtcattatggggtattgtgtgtagattgctgacgattttttaaatgtatttaatccattttagaataaggctgtaacgtaagaaaatgtggacaagtcaaagggtttgaatactttcggaaggcacGGTTTCCTAAGAAAATGTACtcaccaccccattccactactttgaccctaactGATCCTACACCAAGCCTACGGCCTGGGAGGATGGGACTCTTTTGTTCAACACACCTTGTAACTCTTCTGCAGGAAAACCTCatacacccaagtacttctctgcagcttcccccacatctattttctgtgatttaagttccatttctgcggtacagttgataaccattgcaaTGAATGCTAAGAAGCCAACATTACTGAAGCACAAATTCATATCACTGTATTGGCTAAGGCCAATTACTCACCCATGACCCATtatcctctactctcttcactgACTCAGCATACCACACCTTCTGTTCTACTGatcctggcaacctcaacctgtcTCTCTCGCACCGGGCACTTCTGATAACCCCATCAACATGGGCAACCCCACAATTGACGTTTTTTTCCGccgatactacacattcctttggtccatgccctcctgcacacttctcacatctcggAATCTCCCTcttacacactgctgcaacatcaCCATAATGAGGAGCACCCAGACGCTGCATttgacgcatttatgaaattgcttatcccagttactaattaGCAtgtacccattaagaaaatgagaAAAAACTATTAAATCCCTGTAgtttgatgaggaatttaaaaattgtatggttgagagggatgaggcaaaattaATGGTAAAAAAGTCTGGCAGTCACAACCGACTGGCAAACGTActacaaattgagaaatcatgcgACTAAACCGAATAAAAAGAagaactacactatgaaacaaagataaattacataaaagaatgatagtaaaaagctttggagcaccttaaatgacattttgggcaaaaagacTAACTCAgctcattcattgaatcagatggctcattcatcacaaaacccactgatattgccaactactttaaggACTGTACTAGACCCCttactttgagtaaagccagtgtgtctatgtatgcatatgactcaacactatacacgtcagctactacagcaagtgaaatcactgcaacacttaacaaagagctgcagttagtttcagaatgggtggcaaggaataagttagtcctacatatttcaaaaactaaatgcattgtatttgggacaaatcattcactcaaccctaaacctcaactaaatattgtaatacattatgtggaaattgagcaagttctGTCTTGTTCAAAACAtgatgatacaacagtagctaagatggggagaagtctgtccataataaagcgctactAGGCCttttcaacaaggcaggtcctacaggccctggactactgttcagtcgtgtggtcaggtgccacaaagggggacctcggaaaattacaattggctcagaacagggcagcccgACTGACTCTTAAATGTGCAAGGAGAACTAACATTgataatatgcatgtaaatctctcatggctcaaagtggaggagagattgatccctccttgtttttgtaagaagtgttgacgtGCTGAATGGACCTAGGTGTCattttaaactactagcacacagctcggacacccatgcataccccagaAGACATGCCACACTGTCTCTTCACAATCCACAAGTCAAGAACGGACTATGGGAggagcacagtactacatagaaccATGGCTACAtgtaactctattccacatcaggtaactgatgcaagcagtagaaacagattttaaaaaacagataaaaatacaccttgtggaacagcggggactgtgaagagacacacaggcacagacacacatacacatgataagacacttactctacacacgtacacatggattttgtgttgtagatatgtgatagagtagtggcctgagagaACACACGTAATGTgctgtgaaaagtgttatgaaatgtaatgtaaattTAAATTGTCAgccgctaatggggatccttaataaatacaaataagctTTGCATCTGAAACACCTTAGTGGGTTCGGCACAAAAGCTCTCACGGGATAACTAACACATCCCAACATGACTTTACCAGGTAAAGAATCTGCTTCAAAAGGACAGACAATGTCTTCTCAGTTTTATCACGCTCGCCACCgggtctgcgtcgcaccaaatgGCAGATGTCAGACACAAGGAAGCTTCAATCAGTGGCTCCACCTCAACAccaccccagtaatcactcctttcaaagGCACCTTGCTCCAGAGAGCAAAGCAAGTCACAGGTCTTGTCCCTAGGCACGTGACGTGAAGTGACCGCTCCCTCTAGACGAGAGAAACCTACCTTCACCGATTTAACAGTACCCAACTTATTTTCTACCCAGCCTGAGACTacatatggatcagccaaaaggctgGGATCCACTTTCTCCAAATATTCCACTCCCACTGGGCCTGAATCATCCTTTGCATGACCATCAGGGTGAGGCTCAGAGGTCTTCAACACACATGCCACCACAGGTAATTCATACTCACTCTCGTCAGGTTCAATTTCTTAGCCATCAGAGAAATCAGACTACAGTTTGTCCTTTGTGCCATTCTTCCTCAACACACATCTTCCCACTGCACTCGGCTCTTCTCCTTCGCTGTCCATAACCATGTCTATCTGTGCTGAACAAGCACTGATGGCCTTTCTCCAATAACCACCTTCTGTTCCTCACTCAATGTACTAGTCTCTGGCCTCTCCATGCTCCCAAAACATCCCACAGTCATCAGCCAGTTCTCATCCTCGTCATCCATTTTAGCAAACAATCATGTAACTGCAGCACTACTCTTCTTATTCTTCTTCTGTGTAGTTTAAATGGCatttggcaaccaactttacaggTTAAAATGTTCTCCTTCATTGTTAAAATCATTTGCGCCTGAGTCAGACTGCCAGAGTGAAACAAAACATCCAATGATAACACCAAAATGATTAACAAGACAATTAGCAGTTGGTAATTAGTGCAGGCTATGGGATGTTTGAAAGGCAAATTGGCAATAGAAAGAAACATAAAAGCCACATAATTAAGTTAGCATACATTATGCCAATATCTCCTCAAAGAAGTCAAGTCTTTACAGAATGGATCAGCATCCATGTTTATAATGAGAGAGGAGATTGTCCGTTAGCACTTTCGGTTGCCATCTCattacagcacatacagtaaCTTGCATGAGGACCATGCAAATGTACAATAAAAGGTGTCTAGATTAGAAACAAAAGACCAGAGCAAAATATTACATCAATAACATACAATACATATTCAGTAAACATGTTTTCAACCTAAGATACATGTGATATGCTGAAATGATACAGGTATAGCCTACTGTACGTttataacatttaaaaatgttttggttCTGGAGTTTCATATAATTTGAATGCGTCAATAAAATCGAATGTTGTTGCTAAAAGTCACAGATTTGTCAAATCTATAAATATTGTGTAGCATATGTTTAGGTTGATTTTTAGATGAAAATGTTATTGGACCTATAATGCTATGATACAGATAGCATAGTGTACTAACATTACTGCAAGCATGACGATATTTGAAGCTTTTCTTTAAGGTATACTGGCGCCTCCTCTTGTGAGGAATCCTCGATCACATGGCAGGCGTGAAAACAGCATGCTCTCACTCTGTGCCCTTGCAATTGTCATGTACTATGGGCTTCACTACCCAGACAACTAAGAGGGGACTGAAAAGGACTTACAGAACCACTGTCTCCTTCAAATTCACAATGTTGTTTTATTGTCCCTTGCTGTCACAGGGATAGGGAAGAGGGTGAGGTAGAGACTACTTGGCGGCAGCACTAGAGTCTTTATCGTTCTCCTCAGCAGGCTTCTTCTGGGGCCGTTTCTGAGCCACACCATAGGGCACATGAGCCGCCACAGTCCCCAGCTCCGCAGCCCGCTCCACATGGAACATCTGATCGTCAAAGAATATGTGAGGCCGGATCTTCTCCAGCATAGGCCCCTTAGGGGCCCCAGCCAGGAAGAGGGCCTCGTCGGTGTCCAGTCCCCAGGATCGAAGTGTCTTCAGGGCCCGGGTGCCTGAGCTGGCTGCGCTGCGTGCCGTCACCAGGTAGGTGCGGATCGGGCAGTCCATACGCTGGCCCTTGGCATAAAACTTCTTCTGCAGCTTCCCCAGAGACTCCAGGAACCCCTTCAGTGGCCCCTGAGAGGAAAGGATAGAGAGTGAGTTGCTGCACGATGGGGCCTAACACTGAACATGTCACAAAATCTACAGTAAATCTACAGAGACATTAAACCACTTCAGCTCACACTACATTTCACCATCCGTATGAAGTACAGAGGGATATTGATTTGTCAATTGACTAACTATTTAGATTTAGCTGCATATTCAATTGTGTTTGAATGTGTTACAGAATTTAACGTGGACCGGACATACATGGTCAAGAAGCGTGTTCTCATGTGCCTTCTCATGCTCAAAGAACTTGTCCAGTCCATGGGCCTTAAAGATGCGCTCCGACTCATCAGAAAAGAGCACTGCGTCCCCATCGAAGGCCACTCGCAGCTGAGTCTCTGACacttctgttctcttctctggTGGGTTAAACATGGTGGCTGCCGCAATccctgagagagagtgagagagagagagagagagagagagagagagagagagagagagagagagagagagagagagagagagagagagagagagagagagattacttaACATGACTTGTTCAAGGTAGGcttttttcactgtattaaacAACTACATAACAGTGTTACGAGACAGATCAAATGTTCTATTGATAAGACTGATTTGTCCCAATCAACAGTGTCTTCAACTAACAAGACTATGCTctcaccggggggggggggggggggggggaggggcgaCATGAGCGGGCTACAGGGGGCTTTGCTCCCACAGTTCATACTTCAGCCCCCTCAGTTTTACTTTTATGTCCCCTATTTAAAAATAGAAAAAATTGCTCTGCCGTTTCCTGGTTGTTAAAATttgaatagtttgcctaatttcagtttatgtgacaaacaagcagtcattgtgtagagaatcattgtaccaactaagccactgtgaaatatattttccataaccaacaaatattttattttcagcagtttaagctggtgtacaaaatcaaaagtaatagaTGCAGAAGGAAACTTAAGAATggtaagcatagaaatagtgcacatacaacagatctaccgcttcttagactttctttcaatgagaatgacagatctatgtgaatttggtcaggtcgcccaaaaagttacatattgcatgGTTACTGCAGATGCTGCATTTTGTTTCCTATGTTGAAAGTCTTGTGTTGGGCCCAATGCTGAGGAAGACAAGGCCTTCACCCAAGCTGGGTATTCTAACTGGAAGAATGCTATTGATAGTGCCAAAGGATTTGCTAGGCATGCCTCAAGCAAAGAGCATTTGTAATGCACTGCGGAAATAAAAATTAGTTCGAAGTGCTATGGGAACATCAGTGTCAACCCTTGTTAATGATGGGCAGCTGGCAAGAATCTCATGTATTTGTCGGCGATTGTGAACATTATTGAGTTCCTTTTGTGGCGTCCACAGCTACATGAGAAAACACATTTTCCACTTGACAAACGTGTTCAGTCAGCACAGAAGCAGCATGCTACACCCGAGGAAAACTCAACTAATCCAACTGGCATTTGAGGGGGATCTTACAAGGAGATTTCAGGGAGAATGGAATGATCGATTACTCAGGAAGTTCCTCAGAGCATCAAAGAAGCTGCAACCCGTTTGAAAAGGTAGCTAAGATTGAAACAATTTAGCTGGTTGGTTTTATCAAGATCTTGCTTTAGTGTGTAgggcgctgtccatggtgctgatagaGCGCAGCGAGATTTCATGCCATTGAACCTGTCACTTCTTGGTCAAAAtaatttttgtatgttttttatgtttattgtggtataCCGTGATATCAGCTGAATTTgatataattccaatgcaagaacccaAATGACGCCTCTAGGTATAGCTACATATCGGTATTTTCATCATAGAAATAGATAGGCTACATTCTATTATGGTTGTCTTGGTAGCCTATTGGTTTTCATTGCTGTAAATGCTACTACTTTCAGCATTTAGTTTGCATTATTTTGCTAAGACAGCTGTGTGTACGTTGCATTTACATAGGCTATTATGTAATAGGGTAATTGCCGATCTAAACGTCTCAGCATTGTCTCAGCATTTGAACTTTATGTTTGTTATGGTATAGTGTGATTatataagcagaattcaatataattccaatgcaagaactCCAAAAAATGTTGCCCCCTCCCTGATTTCAGCAGCCCCCTTAGTTACTTTATCCTGGCGccaggtctggctctcgaccACTTACCCTCCTCCAATGCCTCTCTGACCTTCATGGGGTCAGCAGACAGGTACAGGTTAGTGTGGTAAGCCTTCAGGTACCCAATGGGACTGTTCCCACCCGTCATACAGAAACGCTCAATGAACAGCCCtgcagaggaaagagagaaggacatAGAGTCAATGTACTGGTTCCTGCCTGTAATTAAGGGATTAGATAACAGTTACCAATGGCTTGGGAGATCCAAAGATGCAAAGAGAGAAAAATGCCCAGAGAGGAGTAAAGAGAGAAAATAGTGGATTGAGGGGTGAGCTGGATGGAAAGAGCCTGAGAAAGTGGTTCAGTCAGGACAGATGTTTCCACTTGGCCAGACTATTTTAGTGAGGGTAGGACTGAACCCCTCATTACCCACACCCCCAGGGCCCAGAACCACATCTCCCAACTCCCCTCATCTCAAAGGACGTGTGGAGTCATTTTATTAAAGCACTATGACATGCTACACAACCACAGTTTACAAGGGAATGTAACGTACTAAACAGCATTTAGCCTTtgacctcactctctctttcattctcttacattctctctctttcattctcttaaattatctctctctctctctcttgctctatctatctatctatctatctatatatatatctatctatctatctatctacctatctatctatcgctcttgctctctctctcttgctctctctctctcttgctctatctatctatctatctatctatctatctatctatctacctatctatctatctctcttgctctctctctcttgctctctctctcttgctctctctttcttgctctctctctctctctctctctttctctctctctcacacacacatttgagCTTAAAGACTTAATGACCCACACAGCTGAAGTTATTCTGTGATGTTTTGAGCAGGCGTGTGTCCTGAGGAGGGACACAGGGCCATAGGGTCATACAGGCTGTGTGGGAATGGGGAGGACCAGCTGTGTGGAGCACCCAGAGCACCGTCATCATCAGTGCATCAGAACAGCTTCATCTCCTGGAGCCcttaaccccctagagtcgatgtctGCGCGGAAATTTAATTAGCATAATATAAacctgtgatgtggatgagaatatGTGGGCCGACAGACAGGAACGTCTGGATGTGTAGAGACAGCACAACAGTGCTGCGGGCAAAGTTGTGCCTTAGGGGTGGTTTCCTGTGTTTCTTTCTAATTTAGTTTTTTTTCCTTTGTGCCCCTTGGGTTGTCCAGTCTCTTTCAATCAATAACCCACATACAGTAATATGTAAATAGTACTGTtgaaattgatatatgccatagaAGTGCAGCCTTGTGCATTTTCAATACAGTAACTGTCATCCAAACTGTAGCCTAAGTTTACATCAGGTAATACTGTCAAAGTACACAGTTACATTGACAACATGCCTAAACATTTTGACGACCTTGTTCGTGAACAATGACTCAATGACTTATCATTCTGATGACACTGACATGATCATTGGCATGAATATTTACTTTTGAGAGACGTACTAAGGATTTTTAGTGACTGACTAGCTTTAGAAACATATCTATTGTATATTGCAGTTTGTacaaattgttctgagaaatgcacTTATTATTTTGCACATGTTAGGGATGATGtgaaaaatgcaccaaagcgactgagaaaaactgtaataataataataataatatgaccccaccatcaaaagGTGTGACTGAATTGAAGTATACTGTATATGGAAGGACtttagtgtaaaaaaaaaaagggttaaatatgggtaagaaaaaatatatataataatttcctgaactttcttatatctctcagatataggacagacacaaaACATAGTCAAAAAATAAAGCAAAAAGAGGTAGGCTATCTGTTTTGCCATGTATGAATATTGCCATGGGCTATGGGCTATGGGCTAATaacagtaaggccaaattcaatgttcaCCCCCCATTtaaaaatgtttatattttatacctacaggggtcctaaaattcaaaatccaatagctaaatgatccttgataTGAcgatcttaaaacaattccatatagtaGCTTAGTAGAAACCCAGCCCCGGGCCCTTAGACCACACTCAGGACATCACACTGAATCTGAATGAAAGATGTCCTCATTCACAGCACAATAGCCAGGTGGTGcccatgtgtgcatgtgtttatgcatgtgtgtgtctgtgtgtgtgattaagCACTCACGGTGGTGGTTGATGGTGTTGATGAGTCGGAGGCCGACGTGTGCGTGGTTGTTGGTCATGAGCACAACGTCAAAGAGCTCCTCACTCTCAGGGTATAGCTCCCTCAGCCGAGTATTCACTGCCTCCAGAGCCTGGGGTCACATCAAACAGAAGCTCTTAACATATAATCTTTCATACAACATACATCATTCACATTGATGAACATGACCAccaatctctctgtgtgtgtgtgtgtgtgtgtgtgtgtgtgtgtgtgtgtgtgtgtgtgtgtgtgtgtgtgtgtgtgtgtgtgtgtgtgtgtgtgtgtgtgtgtgtgtgtgtgtgtgtgtgtgtgtgtgtgtgtgtgtgtgtgtgtgtgtgtgtgtgtgtgtgtgtgtgtgtgtcttcatttCCCTGACCTTAACGAAAGGAAAAGCAGGACCAGGGTCGAAGGGCTCTGTCTCGTGTTCTATCTGGTACTTGAGGTAGTCCTCCATGCCTTTCTGTTCGTAGATCTGCTGCTCCTTATCCATGTTGAAGAGGACCCGCGATGACACCGCAATGGTGATGGCATTCTGAGGCTTAGGCTGTTGGATGAGGGGACACAAAGCTTGAACATACTTGAACACACCCCGAGCACACAATACAACACACGGgttaacacacacaaatactccaaaacacacacacacaagtcacaTTGTGGagtaagaagccttttggatcaGTCTGCTGCAGTCTGAGACATCCTCGGTAGTGATGATGGAGGAACAGGGTAATGTGCAGTCTGAGACATCCTCGGTAGTGATGATGGAGGAACAGGGTAATGTGCAGTCTGAGACATCCTCGGTAGTGATGATGGAGGAACAGGGTAATGTGCAGTCTGAGACATCCTCGGTAGTGATGATGGAGGAACAGGGTAATGTGCAGTCTGAGACATCCTCGGTAGTGATGATGGAGGAACAGGGTAATGTGCAGTCTGAGACATCCTCGGTAGTGATGATGGAGGAACAGGGTAATGTGCAGTCTGAGACATCCTCGGTAGTGATGATGGAGGAACAGGGTAATGTGGCGCCAGAGGGAGACAAAAGGTCTACTGGTGTTGAAGAGCTCTTCTTGTTATATAGCTGAGTGGTAGACATTCTCAAAGTGATATACTGTGCAGCAGCTGATTCAAAGGTATTTCATATGAGCAACATGAAAAC contains:
- the LOC139530730 gene encoding cytosolic 5'-nucleotidase 1A-like, producing the protein MMSVNNSGMRTGQDTAPNGTERATWERTNTMSNPSTPTKHLKSPKPQNAITIAVSSRVLFNMDKEQQIYEQKGMEDYLKYQIEHETEPFDPGPAFPFVKALEAVNTRLRELYPESEELFDVVLMTNNHAHVGLRLINTINHHRLFIERFCMTGGNSPIGYLKAYHTNLYLSADPMKVREALEEGIAAATMFNPPEKRTEVSETQLRVAFDGDAVLFSDESERIFKAHGLDKFFEHEKAHENTLLDHGPLKGFLESLGKLQKKFYAKGQRMDCPIRTYLVTARSAASSGTRALKTLRSWGLDTDEALFLAGAPKGPMLEKIRPHIFFDDQMFHVERAAELGTVAAHVPYGVAQKRPQKKPAEENDKDSSAAAK